In Arcobacter sp. CECT 8986, the sequence AAACTTAAACCGCATATATTCTCTTTATTTCCTTATTTTTTTATTTTACCCTATTTTAGATTTAAAAAGTCTATAAACTTAAAAAATGAAGGCTATTTAAAATAAAAAGCCTTCATTAAGAATTAAATAGATTATTTTTCTAATCTATTCCATTGTGCTGGTCCAGTAGTGTGAATAGAAGTACCTTCAGTATCCACAGCAACTGTAACAGGCATATCTTTTACTTCAAATTCGTAAATCGCTTCCATACCCATCTCTTCAAATGCTAATACTTT encodes:
- a CDS encoding fumarate hydratase C-terminal domain-containing protein; translated protein: KVLAFEEMGMEAIYEFEVKDMPVTVAVDTEGTSIHTTGPAQWNRLEK